From Astatotilapia calliptera chromosome 19, fAstCal1.2, whole genome shotgun sequence, a single genomic window includes:
- the tacc3 gene encoding transforming acidic coiled-coil-containing protein 3 isoform X2 — MSSVDVNDENRGVCPGGKHNSPNDIFALDQPTGRPSILRQTENLPSKTVPKGVCFQTPRRDPVTKRILSPNKSVNLLSVDENTKVMDLDKSNTLPQEATEQLKEEVSSYPDDNMPIQSRGGYMLDFGNLDDFNPFQGSNNMALSPMRPAVENPPADHSKSENTPPVNIVEEPIKMESALDETLPFSASVENSLADLSADICSTESSVVIVKVPVVEEDNSWPATPDEKRLGVASSSTDQEKSSSSFAEDAPLSAKGSYNFNFDNLDAVNPFQTGGSKIPNSPVLGRKVSNEDALAEESKQSVVEVAQELPVQHEVKHDATVDLISADTAKPPPAESQPADDPVKEGPTKNGPVKLEFNFDDGAEVKRKPPPKKFGKRPTGVRPKEPKQVSDVKPPKEAEVKPEVSYGDADALQPKSSYSFDFEKFDDPNFNPFGTKTAINNSPVCSRKSSPEPVETAVQEQTDVPVTKEAEPPARAEDSLPAPEPNHVQVADNKVVSDLDTKQPVQNLPESSEPSQPEQKAQAGMLDFNDEFVPGAMFMTSDFDGQIDYLEQFGSSSFKESALRKQSLYLKFDPLLRESPKKSAGPGAQIQAPPPAAPVLRLETPQTADKVANGPQKDDFRLLDDAAASTPVLESFVPPFPQPANSEDAIIEVLKYSQKDLDAAIAKVQAEGKEKEDQWSMKNSKLLDNEQEMRKIVAEFELMITKMMADQEKEREVAQAKLNAALLEKEQLCSDLNAMERSLGELFKRLEKYKDVIEGYKKNEETLKSCAQDYLARIKKEEQRYQTLKAHAEEKISHANEGIAEVRSKYKAEVSALQAQLRREQLKVQSLEKSLDQKEKEAEELTKLCDELISNVQKG, encoded by the exons atgAGCTCTGTTGATGTTAATGATGAAAATCGTGGGGTCTGCCCAGGAGGAAAGCACAACTCTCCTAACGACATATTTGCCCTGGATCAGCCGACTGGAAGGCCCTCCATCCTACGTCAGACAGAAAACCTGCCCAGCAAGACTGTACCAAAGggg gtttgttttCAGACTCCAAGAAGAGACCCTGTGACTAAAAGAATTCTGTCTCCCAACAAGTCTGTTAATTTGTTGAGTGTTGACGAGAATACGAAAGTTATGGATTTGGATAAATCAAA TACTTTGCCACAGGAAGCCACTGAGCAACTCAAAGaag AAGTGTCCTCTTATCCCGATGACAACATGCCAATACAAAGCAGAGGTGGCTATATGCTGGATTTTGGAAACCTTGATGACTTCAATCCATTTCAGGGGTCTAACAATATGGCTCTCTCACCTATGAGGCCTGCTGTTGAAAACCCCCCTGCAGATCATAGCAAGTCTGAAAACACACCGCCAGTGAACATCGTGGAGGAGCCTATCAAAATGGAGTCGGCACTAGATGAGACCCTTCCATTCAGCGCGTCTGTAGAAAACTCACTCGCTGATCTTTCTGCCGATATCTGCTCCACGGAGAGCAGTGTGGTTATAGTGAAGGTTCCAGTGGTTGAGGAAGACAATTCATGGCCTGCTACACCTGATGAAAAACGGCTTGGTGTTGCGTCTTCAAGCACAGATCAAGAGAAGTCGTCCAGCAGTTTTGCAGAAGATGCTCCACTCTCAGCAAAAGGTTCTTATAACTTCAATTTTGACAACCTTGACGCAGTCAATCCTTTCCAGACTGGTGGCTCTAAAATTCCAAATTCACCTGTCCTTGGGCGAAAGGTGTCAAATGAAGATGCACTTGCAGAGGAAAGCAAACAATCTGTTGTTGAGGTGGCCCAAGAATTGCCTGTTCAGCACGAGGTGAAGCATGACGCTACAGTGGATCTGATATCTGCCGACACAGCAAAACCCCCTCCTGCTGAATCCCAGCCGGCTGATGACCCAGTCAAGGAAGGCCCAACCAAGAACGGGCCTGTCAAACTTGAATTCAATTTTGATGATGGTGCTGAAGTCAAACGGAAACCGCCACCTAAGAAATTTGGCAAAAGGCCAACTGGTGTAAGACCTAAAGAGCCAAAGCAGGTGTCTGATGTCAAACCACCAaaagaagctgaagtgaagcctgAAGTCAGTTATGGTGATGCTGATGCTTTACAGCCTAAAAGTTCTTACTCGTTTGACTTTGAAAAGTTTGACGACCCAAACTTCAATCCTTTTGGCACAAAAACGGCCATAAACAACTCCCCCGTGTGCAGCAGGAAATCCAGCCCAGAACCAGTAGAAACCGCAGTTCAGGAGCAAACTGATGTCCCTGTGACAAAGGAGGCTGAACCGCCAGCACG TGCTGAAGACAGTTTGCCAGCTCCTGAACCAAACCATGTACAG GTTGCAGATAACAAGGTTGTCTCTGACCTTGACACCAAACAACCAGTGCAGAATCTCCCTGAGTCCTCTGAACCCTCTCAGCCTGAGCAGAAGGCACAAGCTGGCATGCTAGACTTCAATGACGAGTTTGTTCCTGGAGCAATGT TCATGACCAGTGACTTTGATGGACAGATTGACTACCTCGAACAGTTTGGGTCCAGCAGT TTCAAGGAGTCCGCACTGAGGAAACAGTCCTTGTACCTAAAATTTGATCCCCTCCTGAGGGAGAGCCCAAAGAAGTCTGCAGGCCCGGGTGCTCAGATTCAAGCCCCCCCCCCTGCTGCCCCTGTTTTACG GCTTGAAACACCACAGACTGCAGATAAAGTGGCAAATGGTCCACAAAAAGATGATTTCAGACTGCTTGACGATGCAGCAGCATCG ACTCCAGTCCTTGAGAGCTTTGTCCCTCCTTTCCCGCAGCCAGCAAACAGCGAAGATGCTATCATCGAAGTGCTGAAGTACAGTCAGAAAGACTTGGATGCAGCAATCGCCAAAGTGCAGGCAGAA GGTAAAGAAAAAGAGGACCAGTGGAGTATGAAGAACAGTAAGCTGCTTGATAATGAGCAAGAAATGAG GAAAATAGTAGCTGAATTTGAGCTCATGATCACAAAGATGATGG CTGATcaagagaaggagagggaggTGGCCCAGGCGAAGCTCAATGCGGCTCTGTTGGAGAAGGAGCAACTATGCAGCGACCTGAACGCTATGGAGAGATCTTTAGGCGAGCTCTTCAAGAGGCTGGAGAAGTACAAGGACGTTATAGAGGGTTACAAAAAG AATGAAGAGACTCTGAAGTCTTGTGCACAGGACTACTTGGCAAGGATCAAAAAGGAGGAGCAGCGCTATCAAACACTTAAAGCTCACGCCGAGGAGAAAATTAGCCA TGCAAATGA
- the tacc3 gene encoding transforming acidic coiled-coil-containing protein 3 isoform X1 codes for MSSVDVNDENRGVCPGGKHNSPNDIFALDQPTGRPSILRQTENLPSKTVPKGVKVCFQTPRRDPVTKRILSPNKSVNLLSVDENTKVMDLDKSNTLPQEATEQLKEEVSSYPDDNMPIQSRGGYMLDFGNLDDFNPFQGSNNMALSPMRPAVENPPADHSKSENTPPVNIVEEPIKMESALDETLPFSASVENSLADLSADICSTESSVVIVKVPVVEEDNSWPATPDEKRLGVASSSTDQEKSSSSFAEDAPLSAKGSYNFNFDNLDAVNPFQTGGSKIPNSPVLGRKVSNEDALAEESKQSVVEVAQELPVQHEVKHDATVDLISADTAKPPPAESQPADDPVKEGPTKNGPVKLEFNFDDGAEVKRKPPPKKFGKRPTGVRPKEPKQVSDVKPPKEAEVKPEVSYGDADALQPKSSYSFDFEKFDDPNFNPFGTKTAINNSPVCSRKSSPEPVETAVQEQTDVPVTKEAEPPARAEDSLPAPEPNHVQVADNKVVSDLDTKQPVQNLPESSEPSQPEQKAQAGMLDFNDEFVPGAMFMTSDFDGQIDYLEQFGSSSFKESALRKQSLYLKFDPLLRESPKKSAGPGAQIQAPPPAAPVLRLETPQTADKVANGPQKDDFRLLDDAAASTPVLESFVPPFPQPANSEDAIIEVLKYSQKDLDAAIAKVQAEGKEKEDQWSMKNSKLLDNEQEMRKIVAEFELMITKMMADQEKEREVAQAKLNAALLEKEQLCSDLNAMERSLGELFKRLEKYKDVIEGYKKNEETLKSCAQDYLARIKKEEQRYQTLKAHAEEKISHANEGIAEVRSKYKAEVSALQAQLRREQLKVQSLEKSLDQKEKEAEELTKLCDELISNVQKG; via the exons atgAGCTCTGTTGATGTTAATGATGAAAATCGTGGGGTCTGCCCAGGAGGAAAGCACAACTCTCCTAACGACATATTTGCCCTGGATCAGCCGACTGGAAGGCCCTCCATCCTACGTCAGACAGAAAACCTGCCCAGCAAGACTGTACCAAAGggggtaaaa gtttgttttCAGACTCCAAGAAGAGACCCTGTGACTAAAAGAATTCTGTCTCCCAACAAGTCTGTTAATTTGTTGAGTGTTGACGAGAATACGAAAGTTATGGATTTGGATAAATCAAA TACTTTGCCACAGGAAGCCACTGAGCAACTCAAAGaag AAGTGTCCTCTTATCCCGATGACAACATGCCAATACAAAGCAGAGGTGGCTATATGCTGGATTTTGGAAACCTTGATGACTTCAATCCATTTCAGGGGTCTAACAATATGGCTCTCTCACCTATGAGGCCTGCTGTTGAAAACCCCCCTGCAGATCATAGCAAGTCTGAAAACACACCGCCAGTGAACATCGTGGAGGAGCCTATCAAAATGGAGTCGGCACTAGATGAGACCCTTCCATTCAGCGCGTCTGTAGAAAACTCACTCGCTGATCTTTCTGCCGATATCTGCTCCACGGAGAGCAGTGTGGTTATAGTGAAGGTTCCAGTGGTTGAGGAAGACAATTCATGGCCTGCTACACCTGATGAAAAACGGCTTGGTGTTGCGTCTTCAAGCACAGATCAAGAGAAGTCGTCCAGCAGTTTTGCAGAAGATGCTCCACTCTCAGCAAAAGGTTCTTATAACTTCAATTTTGACAACCTTGACGCAGTCAATCCTTTCCAGACTGGTGGCTCTAAAATTCCAAATTCACCTGTCCTTGGGCGAAAGGTGTCAAATGAAGATGCACTTGCAGAGGAAAGCAAACAATCTGTTGTTGAGGTGGCCCAAGAATTGCCTGTTCAGCACGAGGTGAAGCATGACGCTACAGTGGATCTGATATCTGCCGACACAGCAAAACCCCCTCCTGCTGAATCCCAGCCGGCTGATGACCCAGTCAAGGAAGGCCCAACCAAGAACGGGCCTGTCAAACTTGAATTCAATTTTGATGATGGTGCTGAAGTCAAACGGAAACCGCCACCTAAGAAATTTGGCAAAAGGCCAACTGGTGTAAGACCTAAAGAGCCAAAGCAGGTGTCTGATGTCAAACCACCAaaagaagctgaagtgaagcctgAAGTCAGTTATGGTGATGCTGATGCTTTACAGCCTAAAAGTTCTTACTCGTTTGACTTTGAAAAGTTTGACGACCCAAACTTCAATCCTTTTGGCACAAAAACGGCCATAAACAACTCCCCCGTGTGCAGCAGGAAATCCAGCCCAGAACCAGTAGAAACCGCAGTTCAGGAGCAAACTGATGTCCCTGTGACAAAGGAGGCTGAACCGCCAGCACG TGCTGAAGACAGTTTGCCAGCTCCTGAACCAAACCATGTACAG GTTGCAGATAACAAGGTTGTCTCTGACCTTGACACCAAACAACCAGTGCAGAATCTCCCTGAGTCCTCTGAACCCTCTCAGCCTGAGCAGAAGGCACAAGCTGGCATGCTAGACTTCAATGACGAGTTTGTTCCTGGAGCAATGT TCATGACCAGTGACTTTGATGGACAGATTGACTACCTCGAACAGTTTGGGTCCAGCAGT TTCAAGGAGTCCGCACTGAGGAAACAGTCCTTGTACCTAAAATTTGATCCCCTCCTGAGGGAGAGCCCAAAGAAGTCTGCAGGCCCGGGTGCTCAGATTCAAGCCCCCCCCCCTGCTGCCCCTGTTTTACG GCTTGAAACACCACAGACTGCAGATAAAGTGGCAAATGGTCCACAAAAAGATGATTTCAGACTGCTTGACGATGCAGCAGCATCG ACTCCAGTCCTTGAGAGCTTTGTCCCTCCTTTCCCGCAGCCAGCAAACAGCGAAGATGCTATCATCGAAGTGCTGAAGTACAGTCAGAAAGACTTGGATGCAGCAATCGCCAAAGTGCAGGCAGAA GGTAAAGAAAAAGAGGACCAGTGGAGTATGAAGAACAGTAAGCTGCTTGATAATGAGCAAGAAATGAG GAAAATAGTAGCTGAATTTGAGCTCATGATCACAAAGATGATGG CTGATcaagagaaggagagggaggTGGCCCAGGCGAAGCTCAATGCGGCTCTGTTGGAGAAGGAGCAACTATGCAGCGACCTGAACGCTATGGAGAGATCTTTAGGCGAGCTCTTCAAGAGGCTGGAGAAGTACAAGGACGTTATAGAGGGTTACAAAAAG AATGAAGAGACTCTGAAGTCTTGTGCACAGGACTACTTGGCAAGGATCAAAAAGGAGGAGCAGCGCTATCAAACACTTAAAGCTCACGCCGAGGAGAAAATTAGCCA TGCAAATGA